The genomic window TTCTGTTCTATCATTCAAACGCAGAACCCTCCGCCTGTGTAGGGATCGGGCGCATCGAAAAACTTGGACAGGTGGATCCAACACAGTTCGACAAGAAAACGGAAGTTTTCGAACCCAAGGCCACGAAAGAAAAGCCCATTTGGTTTTGTGCCGAGTGCCGATTTGTTGCCGAGTTTGACCGCCCGGTGACACTCGAAATGATCAAACAAGAAAAGCGGCTTTCGAAAATGGCACTTTTAGCAAAAGGCAGTCGGCTTTCCATTCAACCAGTGACTGCGAAAGAGTTTGATTTAATTAAATTCCTTGGCGGAAAAGCTTGATCAGCTTCTTGGAAGACGCAGCTGGCGTAGCTCCTACGCCGAAGATTTTTCTTGCACCGATGGAGGGTGTCGTTGATCACATCACACGCCGAATTCTAACCGACGTCGGCGGCCTCGATCTGGTGTTGACCGAATTCATTCGGGTCCTTGACCGCGAACTTCCAG from Deltaproteobacteria bacterium includes these protein-coding regions:
- a CDS encoding EVE domain-containing protein, producing the protein MTRFWLMKSEPDVYPIAQFKKDQVTLWTGVRNFQARGFMIGTPSQAPKKPPVVAPMSVGDYFLFYHSNAEPSACVGIGRIEKLGQVDPTQFDKKTEVFEPKATKEKPIWFCAECRFVAEFDRPVTLEMIKQEKRLSKMALLAKGSRLSIQPVTAKEFDLIKFLGGKA